The genomic segment AATTGAGCAGAACGACCAAGAATTGCTCAATACCTACCGCGAGGTTGCCGGGGTAGCCCTAGAGACTGCTTTGGGAGTACGCCCAGAGCGGTTACGGTTCACGGCGACGGGCTTGGAACTGCGCTAAAAGCAAATCAGGGGAATGTGTTCCAGCACACCCCTGATTTTTTTCTTGAGGCACGAGCTATTCCCTTATGACTTAGGCAGACTCTACGATTTCTTGGTGAGAATGTTATCGCCTGCTTTGATACTTTCCCTTATTTCATCTATAGCCGTAGTCAGATATGTTAGGACAATTTGAAAGTTTAAATGCCAGGAATAGTAAGACTTTTCCTCCTGCCTTCTGCCTCAACCGCGTAGCGGTAAGTCAAAAGGCAAAAGTAAAAAGGCAAAAATGAAGAATACTTTTGACTTTTGGTTTTTTACTTTTGACTTCTCCGGCTTTGCCGGAGTGCCTTCTGCTATGTGTTCACCAAACTCATCCTCAAATTGCGCTAACGATGAGTTATCAAGCTTTTTAAATCACATCCTGTAATACTCGGCGGGTGTTTTGCCATGCCCAAACACCAACGGCAGCAACTACAACGCTCATTGTCACTAATACCACACGCAACCCAAGGGCATCTGTTAATGGCCCAGTGATGGCTAAAGGTACAGATAAAGCAATATTTACGGCATGGTTTTGAAAGCCAAATACTTTACCGTGCATGGTTGGCGGTGTTTGCTGCTGAATTAAAGTTTGCATGGGTACGCCAATCAAGGCCGCACCTATACCTAACAATGTACACAGCCCTAATGCCAGCAATAAGTTATGGGTAAATGTAAAAACTCCCAAAACGAGTGCCATTGCTAAAAATCCCATCAAAGGCAAGGGTTTGTGGTGTAATTTATCCCCCCAGTGACCTAAAATTCCTGCCCCGATGAGCATTCCGACTCCAGCTGCTGCTAAGAAAAAGCCAAACTGTTTTTCTTTTAAACCAAACTCTTCTGCTAATCGAATTGTCAGGACTGTTAAAGCTGCAAACACACAATATAAGGTGGTTAATTGCAGCATTGCGTTTAATACTAAGCGGTTTTTCTTGAGATAGCGCACACTTTCTCTAAATTCCGCCCAAGGGTTCGCAGATACTCGATGTTCTCGATGGGGTTTATGTTCTTTAAACTGAATCGGCTGCATCATCACACCCGATAAAATGTACAGTCCGCCAACGATAATTTCTTGACCGTATTCTTCTCCCATTAGGGTTTTAGCCCAACTTAATATGGGTTCTCCAATGGCGAAACCTACTATCAACGCGCCCATCATGGTGCTGCTAAACAGGGCGTTGGCTGCCATTAAATTTTCTCGACGCACTAACAAAGGGATGGCTGCTTGTTCTGCGGGGGCAAAAAACTGCGTTACTGTAGAGATGCAAAAGGTGAGAATTAATAAAATAAAAAATTCTCTTGGTAAAAAGGGCAGACACAGTGTTAATAGCCCACGCACAATATCGGAGCCTACCATAATCAACTTTTTTGGCAACCGATCGACAAATATACCGCCCGCAGAACCGAATAAAATGGCGGGGATGGTAAATGCCACCATTAAGGTTGAGTACATCGAGTTCTCGGCTAATCCTGGTGGGGCTGGATAAAATTCCAGTAAGGCAATCATCAATACGAAAAAGACTTTATCTGCCAACTGGGAAATAAGTTGTCCAATCCACAGAAGCATGAAGCCACGGTTTTTTAGCAGTGCGCTAAACCCATGATTGACAGCAGCAGGTTCAGTTGGAAACATCGGTTCTTAGTGATAACGACTAGGGTAGATAGAACAGCTGGGGGAGTAGGGAGTAGGGAGTGGGGAGTAGAGTTGCTCCCTGGCTGCTTCCTATTTCTCACTCCTGTTTACTGACGCTGTTTTCCGGACTATTTTTATTCATAGCGTTTTAGCAACAAATGCAAAAACTCAGCAGCAGTCAAGCGCATTTGTTGGGGAAAATCTTCATAAGAAGAGTCTACCCACCAACCTTGAACATTTTGGGGCGATCGCCACATAGATAAATGGTCAACGGTTGGTTCTGCGTAAAAATTATTATGCCCACTACCGAGTAACAAAGAACTCCAATGTGTAAAATAATCGTGGCTGAGGCGATGAATAGGAAAATTCCCCCATAAAGGTACACCCCATCCATCTATAGCAATAAACGCTTTGACTTGTCCTCCCAAGATTTGCCAGTTCCAGGCGGCGGCGATCGCTCCCGCGACTCCCGCACTGAAGCTAATAAATACAATAGGTGAATTTTGACGATTTTTGCAGCGATCGCCTAAAAATTGCAAAATATGTGGGGCTGATAATGCTAAAACACCTTGCCCCGGAAACACCATAATTTTATCTCTTTTTTGGCTTAAACATCCTGAAATAAAGTTTTCCGTGAGTTCGGGTTCATGAATTCCTGGGCAAAGGATGATCATCATTTATCTTTTATGCTCACAAGTTACAGTTGCTCGTTCTAGTGTTTTTGTTCATTCATCCAGAATTAGATTAAGTATTTCTATTTAAACAAAAAGATATAAAAAACACTTAAAAATCTTGCATAAATAGAACGAATTAGTTAAATTTTTCTTGAGGATACTCGGTAATTATTTTGTCATACTCAGTATCTAGGATTAATTCTAAGTATGTCTTTTGAAGTATTGTTGTTAATTTTCTGGTTATCCTATCCCCCCGGAAGGGATAATGATTTATGATTCAGAAAAATACACGAGAGTTATTACCTAGCTCTTGACTCTGAATTTATATTGAGGAATGTATTGTGGTTGCTACCCCAGAAAAATTGCAACACACCCATGAGCATCTACCTGGTCAAGACCGTGTAGCTGTATTATTGATGGGCTATGGTGAAGTCGAAAGCTACGAAGATTTTGCCAATTATAATGAACAGGCTTTAAATTTACTGACAGCGAAGTTTGCACCCGTTCCAACTTGGATTTATCCGCCTCTAGCAAGGCTTTTGGCTTTATTTGACCGCCATGAATGGGGTCATACACACCATGATTTTATTTCGCCACACAATGCCATATTTGAGCAGCAACGAGCCGGCATTGAACAGAATTTACAGGCGAAGTGGGGCGATCGCGTTAAAGTATTCAAAGCATTTAACTTTTGTGCGCCTTTCTTACCCAAGCAAGTTTTAGCAGAAATCCACAGCCAAGGGTTTGATAAGCTGTTAATTTACCCACTGTTGGTTGTTGATTCGATTTTTACCAGTGGAATTGCGATCGAGCAAGTAAATAACGCTTTAGCCGAAATCGCAGCCGGAGAAGAACACTGGGTGAAAGGACAGCGTTACATTCCGTCTTTTTACAACGAACCAGCATACATCGATTTGATGGCGCATCTGGTGGAAGAAAAAATCGATGCTGATTTAGCCGCAAATTACTTACCTTCCCAAATCGGGATTGTATTAATGAATCACGGTTGTCCCCACAAAGCCAAAGGTTTTACCTCTGGGATCACCGAAAGCCAAGCACTGTATGATTTAGTCCGAGATAAGTTGATTAACCGCTATCCTTTAATATCTGTGGGTTGGTTGAATCACGATACACCTTTAATTGAATGGACACAGCCGAACGCTGAACAAGCTGCTAAAAACCTGATTCAATTAGGGGCAAAAGTCATAGTATTTATGCCCATTGGTTTTGCTACGGAAAACCATGAAACTTTATTAGATGTCCACCACATTATTCATGCTTTAGAAAAGCAGCATTCTGGTGTGGATTATGTGCAGATGGCTTGTGTGAACGACAATCCAGAATTTTTGGCAATGGCGGCAGAATGGGCAAATTCTCATATTGCCGATTTGCTGTCAGAACAAGCTGTGACAGTGAATCCTCACTTAACTGAACATCATCACCATCATCATCATTGATGAAGAAGTTAGAAGTCAGAAGTCAGAATTAATCATTTCGATAGCAAGAAGGGTGGACAAAACTTTGTCCACCCTTCTTACGGATAATTTAAAATCCAAAATCTTAAATTTTATAGCAGTCCACCAAGCATTTGCGAGGAACTGGGTTACTACTCAGCACTCAGCACTCAGCACTCAGCACTTTCAAGACTTACGCATGAAGGTTGGCTTGTTCTTGCAACCAAGCATCTACAGGCTGTCCATCTTTGCGTCGGAGTTCAATTTCTACCACCATGACTTCTTTAGAGCCAGGAGGCGCGGGTTTTTGGTGGAAAATAATATCGTAGTCTAGGGGATTTTGATTGCGTTCTTTTAACCATTCCTGGACTTTGGTTGTAGCGAAAAATGATTGTCCTTGGTCAAACATCCGGGTAATTTGCATTTGCAGGGTGTAGGGATTTATGCGACCCATTTTTTCCGACCTTTGTAAAGTAATTTAAAGTGAGTATCTTGTCTACTCTATGTTATACCGCCTGTTATGGAAGCAGTCAGGAGGCAACAATACACACTAGGGTCACAATTGCGGGAAACTGAGAACAGATCCATTAATGAAGGAGAACTCAATGGGCTGGACTAAAGTTCTGGCGGCTAATGCACTTGCCCCAGGTGCGAGAGAAGTTGTGAATGTCGGTAAGCGCAAAATTCTCTTGCTGAATCATGAGAATAAATTATATGCAGTAGAAAATACTTGCCCACATTTAAAATTACCTCTGAAGAATGGCAAAATTGAAGACGGCGCGATTGTTTGCCCGTTTCACCGCAGTGCTTTTGATTTAGGTACTGGCGAGGTGAATAATTGGTGTCCCTGGCCGCCAGGAGTTGGTAAGGTATTGTCGTTAGTTTCACAACAAAAAACACTGCCAGTTTTTCCAATACGTGTGGAAGAAGGCAGTATTTTGATTGATGTGCCTGAAAGTTAAATTAAGTAGAAGGACTGAATTCAACTTAACTTGAGATTGGCGGGTTTCGACACTTCGACAAGCTCAGTGCATCGCTGCGCTCAACCCTCTTTTAGCAAGGCTATTGAGCATTGAGCGACTTGCCCTGAGCGTAGTCGAAGGGAGTCGAAATGCGTCTTCTAAATATAAATAATTATGTCAACATACTTAAAATTACGATCGCATTAATTGGGCGGGCAAACTGCCCACCCTGCTTACACAGGAGAAATGTTACCTAAAATTACATAATGGTTCTGGTCAGAGAATTTTGAGAGAAAATATAAATGTAGGAAACAAAGGTAAAAATAGAAATTAGCCTCTGTTTCCCCTTCAGGTTTATTGCTGAAATTAACTTTGCAAACATGGTTAATGGAGGTGTCTCATGTTTAGCGATTTTTCACTTTATGATCCTACAACTTACCTAATTGTCAAACTCTTGGTTTTGATGTTGGCATTGCTAATGTTTATGGTGGTTGCTGCGTCCCCAGTTGTGTAGAAATTAGTTAATTTAAATCTTTTTCTCCAACCAAGTCTCCCAGAAATATAGCGGTGAGATAATGCTAATCATGAGCAATTTCTTACCAATGGGTATTGTCTGTTTAACTTTATTCACAGGTTCACTGATTTCTGGTAAGGTTCTTTTTGCTCAAGACTTGCAGTTAACAAATCAACCAGTCAATATTGCCGGTTTAGTAAATGGTCAATATCAATTTTGCAGTCAACCTGACCCCCAAAATTGGCGGGATGGTGCTGGAGTTTGTTTTAATTTCTCTAAAACTGGAAATCAAGTGAATGGTTATTATGGGTATCCGCACTCTGATCAATTTGTTTGTGTGCGTGGGATAGCAGATAAAAATCTGATCACAGGCGAAGGTCTAAGTATTGTGTGGGATATTCCGCAGAAAAATACAGTTGATTCTGCTGAATTTAAGTGGGATGCAGAAGAACATTTAACACTTAGTCAGGCAAATATCCTC from the Aulosira sp. FACHB-615 genome contains:
- a CDS encoding MFS transporter, with protein sequence MFPTEPAAVNHGFSALLKNRGFMLLWIGQLISQLADKVFFVLMIALLEFYPAPPGLAENSMYSTLMVAFTIPAILFGSAGGIFVDRLPKKLIMVGSDIVRGLLTLCLPFLPREFFILLILTFCISTVTQFFAPAEQAAIPLLVRRENLMAANALFSSTMMGALIVGFAIGEPILSWAKTLMGEEYGQEIIVGGLYILSGVMMQPIQFKEHKPHREHRVSANPWAEFRESVRYLKKNRLVLNAMLQLTTLYCVFAALTVLTIRLAEEFGLKEKQFGFFLAAAGVGMLIGAGILGHWGDKLHHKPLPLMGFLAMALVLGVFTFTHNLLLALGLCTLLGIGAALIGVPMQTLIQQQTPPTMHGKVFGFQNHAVNIALSVPLAITGPLTDALGLRVVLVTMSVVVAAVGVWAWQNTRRVLQDVI
- a CDS encoding ferrochelatase encodes the protein MVATPEKLQHTHEHLPGQDRVAVLLMGYGEVESYEDFANYNEQALNLLTAKFAPVPTWIYPPLARLLALFDRHEWGHTHHDFISPHNAIFEQQRAGIEQNLQAKWGDRVKVFKAFNFCAPFLPKQVLAEIHSQGFDKLLIYPLLVVDSIFTSGIAIEQVNNALAEIAAGEEHWVKGQRYIPSFYNEPAYIDLMAHLVEEKIDADLAANYLPSQIGIVLMNHGCPHKAKGFTSGITESQALYDLVRDKLINRYPLISVGWLNHDTPLIEWTQPNAEQAAKNLIQLGAKVIVFMPIGFATENHETLLDVHHIIHALEKQHSGVDYVQMACVNDNPEFLAMAAEWANSHIADLLSEQAVTVNPHLTEHHHHHHH
- a CDS encoding Rieske (2Fe-2S) protein, giving the protein MGWTKVLAANALAPGAREVVNVGKRKILLLNHENKLYAVENTCPHLKLPLKNGKIEDGAIVCPFHRSAFDLGTGEVNNWCPWPPGVGKVLSLVSQQKTLPVFPIRVEEGSILIDVPES